Proteins encoded within one genomic window of Rossellomorea vietnamensis:
- the lepB gene encoding signal peptidase I encodes MGWAQPLIIGIALAVIIRSFIVIPIVVEGASMNTTLLDHDRMIVNKMDEPERFDIIVFHATKTEDYIKRVIGLPGDKIEYKNDTLYINGEAYDEPYLDEQKEVTVGALTPDFTLQDTPLKQLTVPEGELFVMGDNRRFSKDSRQIGSIPIDKVVGTTNIVYWPVKEMKIIHN; translated from the coding sequence ATGGGATGGGCACAGCCTTTGATCATTGGGATAGCGTTAGCCGTCATTATTCGTTCCTTTATCGTCATACCCATCGTAGTTGAAGGAGCATCGATGAATACCACTTTACTGGATCATGATCGCATGATCGTAAATAAAATGGATGAACCCGAGCGCTTTGATATCATCGTATTTCACGCAACCAAAACGGAAGATTATATTAAACGTGTAATCGGACTGCCTGGTGACAAGATTGAATATAAAAATGATACGTTATACATAAATGGTGAAGCATATGATGAGCCTTACCTGGATGAACAAAAGGAAGTGACGGTAGGGGCGTTAACCCCTGATTTTACTTTGCAGGATACCCCATTAAAACAACTGACGGTTCCGGAAGGTGAATTATTTGTCATGGGTGACAACAGGAGATTCAGTAAGGACAGTCGCCAGATCGGCTCGATCCCCATCGATAAAGTAGTGGGAACGACAAATATTGTCTATTGGCCGGTTAAGGAGATGAAGATCATTCATAATTAG